A genomic segment from Pseudokineococcus lusitanus encodes:
- the rpmG gene encoding 50S ribosomal protein L33, which yields MACTVCKERNYITKKNRRNDPDRIELAKFCPRCGNHTAHRETR from the coding sequence ATGGCCTGCACCGTGTGCAAGGAGCGGAACTACATCACCAAGAAGAACCGGCGGAACGACCCGGACCGCATCGAGCTGGCGAAGTTCTGCCCGCGCTGCGGCAACCACACCGCCCACCGCGAGACCCGCTGA
- a CDS encoding YhgE/Pip domain-containing protein: MAAPRPLRTGATPRGVRGWLRAERSRDGSPAVGPLGLLGLALVPVLVAVAFVTALWQPTEHLQRVQAAVVNLDEPVEIDGQPVPVGRLVVSELVGDDSEGNLSWSIADEEGAEDGLADGTYAVVVTIPETFSAAATSLQDPGGTPQQATLDVRTTADGAVADPFIGQLVASTAADVLREQLSRQVVDGLYVGFSQLGDGLQQGADGARQVGDGAGDLGDGAEQLADGGDQAAVGLGELADGADQLAGGTRDLSDGTQELAGGLDRLADGTEQLAGGVPALSTGAGQLAGGLGQLAGGADGLSDGATQLAGGIRELAAGAGQIADGADDTTAALGPGIEQLQPLGEETADLAAAATGGGQASAATLTLAGAVQQQATALDTLVTSLQAALATCGTDEDGDCPTDEELTGLVGDLAASTTLLAEGSDEVPGAPQLVTAATRADTAAQGLALGVPPLAAGFDGALTAAEGGLTAVSQLGTGVRDLAGGAEEIASGADDLAGGAAQLGTGARESAGGAQQLADGTRQLADGVAPLAEGARASADGAAELADGTEQLADGAGELGPGARQAADGVGQIADGTRDLGDGAVALGDGATELGDGLAEGAAGVPDYTDAERERVVEVTTDPVVASTGGTGDLQGALAAFIGALALAIGAVATFLVLRAVPARALGSSRASLVLVLRTLRPVLVVAAVQAVVIGLALGVMLDLGVGATLATGGVLLVAGAALAAVVQGLVAALGGVGRLVAVALVAVGAATSVLSTTAPALVTLGAVSPFTPALDALRGVTTDAGGTGGALALLVAWGVAGVVVATLAVARRRRVGADRLPGLAAAA, encoded by the coding sequence ATGGCCGCCCCCCGCCCCCTGCGCACCGGCGCGACCCCCCGCGGCGTGCGCGGCTGGCTCCGCGCCGAGCGCAGCCGGGACGGCAGCCCCGCCGTCGGCCCGCTCGGCCTCCTGGGCCTGGCGCTCGTGCCGGTGCTCGTCGCCGTCGCCTTCGTCACCGCGCTGTGGCAGCCGACCGAGCACCTGCAGCGCGTGCAGGCGGCCGTCGTGAACCTCGACGAGCCCGTGGAGATCGACGGGCAGCCCGTGCCCGTGGGGCGCCTCGTCGTCTCCGAGCTCGTCGGCGACGACTCCGAGGGCAACCTCTCGTGGAGCATCGCCGACGAGGAGGGGGCCGAGGACGGGCTCGCCGACGGCACGTACGCCGTCGTCGTCACCATCCCGGAGACCTTCTCCGCCGCCGCGACGTCGCTGCAGGACCCGGGCGGGACGCCGCAGCAGGCGACGCTCGACGTCCGCACGACCGCGGACGGCGCGGTGGCCGACCCCTTCATCGGGCAGCTCGTCGCGTCGACGGCCGCCGACGTCCTCCGCGAGCAGCTGTCCCGCCAGGTCGTCGACGGGCTCTACGTCGGCTTCTCCCAGCTCGGCGACGGGCTCCAGCAGGGTGCCGACGGCGCCCGGCAGGTCGGCGACGGCGCGGGCGACCTCGGCGACGGCGCGGAGCAGCTGGCCGACGGCGGGGACCAGGCTGCGGTCGGCCTCGGCGAGCTCGCCGACGGCGCCGACCAGCTCGCCGGGGGGACGCGCGACCTCAGCGACGGCACGCAGGAGCTGGCGGGCGGCCTCGACCGGCTGGCCGACGGGACCGAGCAGCTCGCCGGGGGCGTCCCCGCGCTCTCCACCGGCGCCGGGCAGCTGGCGGGCGGCCTCGGGCAGCTCGCGGGCGGGGCGGACGGCCTCTCCGACGGCGCGACGCAGCTCGCGGGCGGCATCCGGGAGCTCGCGGCGGGGGCGGGGCAGATCGCCGACGGCGCCGACGACACGACCGCCGCACTCGGCCCCGGCATCGAGCAGCTGCAGCCGTTGGGCGAGGAGACGGCCGACCTCGCGGCCGCCGCTACCGGGGGCGGTCAGGCGTCCGCGGCGACCCTCACCCTGGCGGGAGCGGTGCAGCAGCAGGCGACCGCCCTCGACACGCTCGTCACGTCCCTCCAGGCGGCCCTGGCGACGTGCGGCACCGACGAGGACGGGGACTGCCCGACCGACGAGGAGCTCACCGGCCTCGTGGGGGACCTCGCGGCGTCCACGACCCTCCTCGCCGAGGGGAGCGACGAGGTACCCGGCGCCCCCCAGCTCGTCACCGCCGCGACGCGAGCCGACACGGCAGCGCAGGGGCTCGCGCTCGGCGTCCCCCCGCTGGCCGCCGGCTTCGACGGCGCGTTGACCGCGGCCGAGGGCGGCCTCACCGCCGTCTCCCAGCTGGGCACGGGCGTCCGCGACCTCGCCGGCGGCGCCGAGGAGATCGCCTCGGGCGCCGACGACCTCGCCGGCGGCGCCGCTCAGCTCGGCACGGGGGCGCGGGAGAGCGCGGGCGGCGCCCAGCAGCTCGCCGACGGCACCCGGCAGCTGGCCGACGGCGTCGCGCCGCTCGCCGAGGGCGCCCGCGCCTCCGCCGACGGCGCCGCCGAGCTGGCCGACGGCACCGAGCAGCTGGCCGACGGCGCCGGCGAGCTCGGCCCGGGCGCCCGGCAGGCGGCGGACGGCGTCGGGCAGATCGCGGACGGCACCCGCGACCTCGGCGACGGGGCCGTCGCGCTCGGCGACGGCGCCACCGAGCTCGGTGACGGCCTCGCCGAGGGCGCCGCCGGCGTCCCGGACTACACCGACGCCGAGCGCGAGCGCGTCGTCGAGGTCACGACCGACCCCGTCGTGGCGTCGACCGGCGGGACCGGCGACCTGCAGGGGGCGCTCGCCGCCTTCATCGGGGCGCTGGCCCTGGCCATCGGCGCCGTCGCGACCTTCCTCGTCCTGCGGGCCGTCCCGGCCCGGGCGCTCGGGTCGTCGCGCGCCTCGCTCGTCCTCGTCCTGCGCACGCTGCGGCCCGTGCTCGTCGTCGCGGCCGTCCAGGCCGTCGTCATCGGGCTGGCGCTCGGGGTGATGCTCGACCTCGGCGTCGGCGCGACGCTCGCCACGGGCGGCGTGCTCCTCGTCGCGGGGGCCGCGCTGGCGGCGGTGGTGCAGGGCCTCGTCGCGGCGCTCGGCGGCGTCGGGCGGCTCGTGGCCGTCGCCCTCGTCGCCGTCGGGGCCGCCACGTCCGTCCTCTCGACGACGGCGCCCGCCCTCGTGACCCTCGGCGCGGTGAGCCCCTTCACCCCGGCGCTCGACGCCCTGCGCGGCGTGACGACCGACGCCGGGGGCACGGGCGGCGCGCTCGCCCTCCTCGTGGCGTGGGGCGTGGCGGGGGTCGTCGTCGCGACGCTGGCCGTGGCGCGCCGTCGCCGCGTGGGCGCCGACCGGCTGCCGGGGCTCGCGGCCGCGGCCTGA
- a CDS encoding urea amidolyase family protein — MPNGGLTPRLRPYGDAALLVDLGDAADEGVLRAVVVAAAALRDDPPPGLVDLVPAATTVLLRLRPGGVTAAAAHVRRVLGAAPAAGGPGAAEEADEAAGAVVDVPVRYDGPDLEQAARSLGTDAAGLVARHTDRPWVVAFTGFAPGFGYCVQEPGPDGSDGRTWDVPRLASPRTAVPPGSVGLAGPYSGVYPRASPGGWQLVGTTDVVLWDLERDPPALLAPGTRVRFRDVGGSAPAEARSPAAAAGPDRGASPVRALEVLAPGPGTTVQDLGRPGRAALGVGPSGAADRAAHRLAQRLVGNPEDAAGLEVVLGGLRVRARGALVVAVTGAPVPVRVDGVARATGEPLCLRDGAVLELGTAPEGVRAVVAVRGGVLVPPVLGSRSTDVLAGLGPAVPAAGDVLPVGDPTGARDVVCDLAPPLRVRRDGAVELRVVAGPRDGHVEGGAAALADRPWTVGQDVDRVGVRLAGEPLRRALDGEVPSEGVVRGALQVPPSGLPTLLLADHPVTGGYPVAATVVDADLDLAARLRPGDAVVLRLVPPPPT, encoded by the coding sequence GTGCCTAACGGGGGCCTGACGCCGCGGCTGCGCCCCTACGGCGACGCCGCCCTCCTCGTCGACCTCGGGGACGCGGCGGACGAGGGGGTGCTCCGCGCGGTCGTCGTCGCCGCGGCGGCCCTGCGCGACGACCCGCCGCCGGGCCTCGTCGACCTCGTCCCCGCGGCCACGACCGTCCTCCTGCGGCTGCGGCCGGGCGGGGTCACCGCCGCGGCGGCGCACGTCCGGCGGGTCCTCGGCGCCGCGCCCGCCGCCGGGGGGCCGGGTGCGGCCGAAGAGGCCGACGAGGCCGCGGGCGCGGTGGTCGACGTGCCGGTGCGGTACGACGGGCCGGACCTTGAGCAGGCCGCCCGGTCCCTCGGGACGGACGCCGCCGGGCTCGTCGCGCGCCACACCGACCGGCCGTGGGTCGTCGCCTTCACCGGCTTCGCGCCCGGCTTCGGCTACTGCGTGCAGGAGCCCGGGCCCGACGGGTCCGACGGCCGGACGTGGGACGTCCCCCGCCTGGCCTCCCCGCGCACCGCCGTGCCGCCCGGGTCGGTGGGGCTGGCGGGCCCGTACAGCGGCGTCTACCCCCGCGCGTCGCCGGGCGGGTGGCAGCTCGTCGGCACGACGGACGTCGTCCTGTGGGACCTGGAGCGGGACCCGCCCGCCCTGCTGGCGCCCGGCACGCGCGTGCGCTTCCGCGACGTCGGCGGGTCCGCGCCCGCGGAGGCCCGCTCACCGGCCGCTGCCGCCGGCCCCGACCGCGGCGCGTCGCCCGTCCGGGCGCTCGAGGTGCTCGCGCCCGGGCCCGGCACGACCGTCCAGGACCTGGGCCGACCGGGTCGCGCCGCGCTCGGCGTCGGGCCCTCGGGCGCCGCGGACCGCGCCGCGCACCGCCTCGCCCAGCGCCTCGTCGGCAACCCCGAGGACGCCGCCGGCCTCGAGGTCGTCCTCGGCGGGCTCCGCGTGCGGGCCCGGGGCGCCCTCGTCGTCGCGGTCACGGGTGCGCCGGTGCCCGTGCGCGTCGACGGCGTCGCCCGGGCCACGGGGGAGCCGCTCTGCCTGCGCGACGGGGCCGTCCTCGAGCTGGGGACGGCGCCCGAGGGCGTGCGGGCCGTCGTCGCCGTCCGCGGCGGCGTCCTCGTGCCGCCCGTCCTCGGCAGCCGGTCGACCGACGTCCTCGCCGGCCTCGGCCCCGCCGTGCCCGCCGCGGGCGACGTCCTGCCCGTGGGGGACCCGACGGGCGCGCGCGACGTCGTCTGCGACCTCGCCCCGCCGCTGCGGGTCCGCCGCGACGGTGCCGTCGAGCTCCGGGTCGTCGCGGGGCCCCGCGACGGGCACGTGGAGGGCGGCGCCGCCGCGCTCGCGGACCGGCCGTGGACCGTGGGCCAGGACGTCGACCGGGTCGGCGTCCGGCTCGCCGGCGAGCCCCTGCGCCGGGCGCTCGACGGCGAGGTGCCGAGCGAGGGCGTCGTCCGCGGGGCGCTGCAGGTGCCGCCCTCGGGCCTGCCGACGCTCCTCCTCGCCGACCACCCCGTGACGGGCGGCTACCCCGTGGCCGCCACGGTCGTCGACGCGGACCTCGACCTCGCCGCGCGGCTGCGCCCGGGCGACGCGGTCGTCCTGCGCCTCGTGCCCCCGCCGCCCACCTGA
- a CDS encoding LamB/YcsF family protein, translated as MSAAAGGPAGPATVDLNADLGESFGRWVLGDDEALLPLVSSANVACGFHAGDPLTLRRTCEGAAAHGVAVGAQVGYRDLAGFGRRFVDVDPDDLAADVLYQLGALDGLARAAGTRVTYLKPHGALYHAAARDDGQAGAVVAAVVAYDRSLPVLGLPGSRLLALAADAGLTAVPEAFADRAYTPDGGLVDRRSPGAVLHDADEVAARVVRLATTGEVEAVDGSVVAVRAASVCVHGDSPGAVAMAGAVRTALADAGVAVAAFAPPPARA; from the coding sequence GTGAGCGCCGCGGCCGGGGGGCCGGCCGGGCCCGCGACGGTCGACCTCAACGCGGACCTCGGGGAGTCGTTCGGCCGCTGGGTCCTCGGCGACGACGAGGCCCTCCTGCCGCTCGTCAGCAGCGCCAACGTCGCCTGCGGCTTCCACGCGGGCGACCCGCTGACGCTCCGGCGCACCTGCGAGGGCGCGGCCGCGCACGGCGTGGCCGTCGGCGCCCAGGTCGGCTACCGGGACCTCGCCGGCTTCGGGCGCCGCTTCGTCGACGTCGACCCCGACGACCTGGCGGCCGACGTGCTCTACCAGCTCGGCGCCCTCGACGGCCTGGCCCGCGCGGCGGGCACACGGGTCACCTACCTCAAGCCCCACGGAGCGCTGTACCACGCGGCGGCCCGGGACGACGGGCAGGCGGGCGCCGTCGTCGCGGCCGTCGTGGCCTACGACCGGTCGCTGCCCGTGCTCGGGCTGCCCGGGTCGCGCCTGCTCGCGCTCGCCGCCGACGCCGGCCTGACGGCCGTGCCCGAGGCCTTCGCCGACCGGGCCTACACGCCGGACGGCGGGCTCGTCGACCGGCGCTCCCCGGGCGCGGTGCTCCACGACGCCGACGAGGTCGCCGCGCGGGTCGTCCGGCTCGCGACGACGGGCGAGGTGGAGGCCGTCGACGGCTCGGTCGTCGCCGTGCGGGCGGCCTCGGTCTGCGTCCACGGCGACTCCCCGGGCGCGGTGGCCATGGCCGGGGCCGTCCGGACGGCGCTCGCCGACGCCGGCGTCGCGGTCGCGGCCTTCGCGCCCCCGCCGGCCCGTGCCTAA
- a CDS encoding FAS1-like dehydratase domain-containing protein gives MAVDQSFVGRVYPPDGVYEVSAEKVRDFAAAVAGAGAATTTGGPLAAVDVPAVHVDAAAARALGHPAPAAPPTFAVVLAQRSDARFLADPAAGVDFTRVVHGEQSFVHHRPVRVGDRLLTTLHVDGVRVAAGNAMVTTRSEIADEAGEPVCTATSLLVVRAPEPTPAPTTEGQA, from the coding sequence GTGGCCGTCGACCAGTCCTTCGTGGGGCGGGTCTACCCGCCCGACGGCGTCTACGAGGTGAGCGCCGAGAAGGTGCGCGACTTCGCCGCGGCCGTCGCCGGGGCCGGCGCCGCGACGACGACGGGCGGCCCGCTGGCCGCCGTCGACGTCCCCGCCGTGCACGTGGACGCCGCCGCCGCCCGGGCCCTCGGGCACCCCGCGCCGGCCGCGCCCCCGACCTTCGCCGTCGTCCTCGCCCAGCGCAGCGACGCCCGCTTCCTCGCCGACCCCGCCGCGGGCGTCGACTTCACCCGCGTCGTCCACGGCGAGCAGTCCTTCGTCCACCACCGGCCCGTCCGCGTCGGCGACCGCCTCCTCACGACGCTGCACGTCGACGGCGTCCGCGTCGCGGCGGGCAACGCGATGGTGACGACGCGCAGCGAGATCGCCGACGAGGCGGGGGAGCCGGTGTGCACCGCCACCTCGCTCCTCGTCGTCCGCGCCCCCGAGCCGACGCCCGCGCCGACCACGGAGGGGCAGGCATGA
- a CDS encoding MaoC/PaaZ C-terminal domain-containing protein, with protein MSADPQEQLAVGQEVARRTYPVHRADLVRYAGASGDFNPIHWSESTAVGVGLPGVIAHGMFTMALAGRLVQEWAGGDPGRIASYGVRFTKPVVVPEEGTEVEVVAVVGALTEAGDDGPATVRLDLTATCAGVGVLTKARAVVTR; from the coding sequence ATGAGCGCCGACCCGCAGGAGCAACTCGCCGTCGGCCAGGAGGTCGCCCGGCGCACCTACCCGGTGCACCGCGCGGACCTCGTCCGCTACGCCGGGGCGAGCGGGGACTTCAACCCCATCCACTGGAGCGAGAGCACCGCCGTGGGCGTGGGGCTGCCGGGCGTCATCGCCCACGGCATGTTCACCATGGCCCTCGCCGGCCGCCTCGTGCAGGAGTGGGCCGGCGGCGACCCGGGGCGCATCGCCTCCTACGGCGTCCGCTTCACCAAGCCGGTCGTCGTGCCCGAGGAGGGCACGGAGGTCGAGGTCGTGGCCGTCGTCGGCGCGCTGACCGAGGCCGGCGACGACGGCCCGGCGACGGTCCGCCTCGACCTCACCGCCACCTGCGCGGGCGTCGGCGTCCTCACCAAGGCGCGGGCGGTCGTCACCCGCTGA
- a CDS encoding UDP-N-acetylmuramate dehydrogenase, whose translation MTPESPATHGVPAPAPVADGAVTPLVRLAPSSGPVPGVPDRGPARTTPGRPLAGRTTLRVGGRPAAEAVATTAEELVGAVREADAAGEPVLLVAGGSNLLVADGDLPHTAVVVASRGVRREPVDACGGVWVTAQAGHPWEELVAETTANGWLGLEALSGIPGSVGATPVQNVGAYGTDVAATLATVRTWDRRDGRLRTLAVGDLGLGYRTSRLKADPDRYVVLEVTFQLREGEVGAPVGYAELAARLGVAVGERAPAVEVREAVLALRRGKGMVLDDADPDTWSAGSFFTNPVLEPAAAAALPEGAPRYPAAGGVKTSAAWLIGAAGFERGHGLPGPASLSTRHTLAVTNRGTATAADVLALAREVRDGVRDRLGVELEPEPRLVGCSLG comes from the coding sequence GTGACCCCGGAGAGCCCCGCGACCCACGGCGTCCCCGCCCCCGCCCCGGTCGCCGACGGCGCCGTCACCCCGCTCGTGCGGCTCGCGCCGTCGTCGGGCCCCGTCCCGGGCGTCCCCGACCGGGGCCCCGCGCGGACGACGCCGGGGCGGCCGCTCGCCGGGCGGACGACCCTGCGCGTCGGCGGCCGTCCCGCGGCGGAGGCGGTCGCGACGACGGCCGAGGAGCTCGTCGGGGCGGTCCGCGAGGCCGACGCCGCGGGGGAGCCCGTCCTCCTCGTGGCCGGCGGGTCCAACCTCCTCGTCGCGGACGGCGACCTCCCGCACACCGCCGTCGTCGTCGCGAGCCGCGGCGTGCGCCGCGAGCCCGTCGACGCCTGCGGCGGCGTGTGGGTCACCGCCCAGGCGGGCCACCCGTGGGAGGAGCTCGTCGCCGAGACGACGGCCAACGGCTGGCTCGGCCTCGAGGCCCTGTCCGGCATCCCCGGCTCCGTGGGCGCGACGCCCGTGCAGAACGTGGGCGCCTACGGCACGGACGTCGCGGCCACCCTCGCGACGGTCCGGACCTGGGACCGCCGGGACGGGCGCCTGCGCACCCTGGCCGTGGGCGACCTCGGGCTCGGCTACCGGACCTCGCGGCTCAAGGCCGACCCGGACCGCTACGTCGTCCTCGAGGTGACCTTCCAGCTCCGCGAGGGCGAGGTCGGCGCCCCCGTCGGCTACGCCGAGCTGGCCGCCCGCCTCGGCGTCGCGGTGGGGGAGCGTGCCCCGGCCGTCGAGGTCCGCGAGGCCGTCCTCGCGCTGCGCCGCGGCAAGGGGATGGTGCTCGACGACGCCGACCCCGACACGTGGAGCGCCGGCTCCTTCTTCACCAACCCCGTCCTGGAGCCCGCGGCGGCGGCGGCGCTGCCCGAGGGCGCGCCCCGCTACCCCGCCGCGGGCGGCGTCAAGACGAGCGCCGCGTGGCTCATCGGCGCCGCGGGCTTCGAGCGCGGCCACGGGCTGCCGGGCCCCGCCTCGCTGTCGACCCGCCACACGCTCGCCGTCACCAACCGCGGCACGGCCACGGCCGCGGACGTCCTCGCGCTCGCGCGGGAGGTCCGCGACGGCGTCCGGGACCGGCTCGGGGTCGAGCTGGAGCCGGAGCCGCGCCTCGTCGGCTGCTCGCTCGGCTGA
- a CDS encoding TetR/AcrR family transcriptional regulator codes for MSSTTTRAGAPAGRTARPSSASIDATIVDVAAGLFAAQGVDGTSLQQVADAVGYSKTGLLHRFPSKQALHDAATARAEEVLGAVIAELSAAAPDLGEELLRSVARHAVAHPGLVDLVVSRLSAVPPVEDRLHGLVVRVIEQLAADGTPRHRLRVVLALQLVVNAVAAQREGLLDLALPADELVDLAAHLSARVLHDAPSPA; via the coding sequence GTGAGCAGCACGACGACGCGGGCGGGCGCCCCGGCCGGCCGGACGGCCCGCCCCAGCAGCGCCTCCATCGACGCGACCATCGTCGACGTCGCCGCCGGCCTCTTCGCCGCCCAGGGCGTCGACGGCACCTCGCTCCAGCAGGTGGCCGACGCCGTCGGCTACTCCAAGACCGGCCTCCTGCACCGCTTCCCGAGCAAGCAGGCGCTCCACGACGCCGCCACGGCCCGGGCCGAGGAGGTGCTCGGCGCCGTCATCGCCGAGCTGTCCGCCGCCGCCCCCGACCTCGGCGAGGAGCTGCTGCGCTCGGTGGCGCGCCACGCCGTCGCCCACCCCGGCCTCGTGGACCTCGTCGTGAGCCGCCTGTCGGCGGTGCCCCCGGTCGAGGACCGGCTGCACGGGCTCGTCGTCCGCGTCATCGAGCAGCTCGCCGCCGACGGCACCCCGCGGCACCGGCTGCGGGTGGTGCTGGCCCTGCAGCTCGTCGTCAACGCCGTCGCTGCCCAGCGCGAGGGGCTCCTCGACCTGGCGCTGCCGGCCGACGAGCTCGTCGACCTGGCCGCGCACCTGTCCGCGCGGGTCCTCCACGACGCGCCGTCCCCCGCCTGA
- a CDS encoding MMPL family transporter has protein sequence MSSSLYALGRLAATRWRVVLLAWALVLAGVGGSAAALNQGFVNSFSIPGTESQEALDTLSQTFPEVSGATGQLIVVAQGDRTVDDPEVEQVVEDLLPPLEDLDQAAAVVSPFAEVGGGEISDDRRAAIVQVQMDVGADDITDETRDALVDLAEGASGDVAEVVAGGGVFTGGTPELGITEVVGVVVALVVLFLTLGSLVAAGLPILTALVGVAVAMLVLVAATSFFELSSTTPLLGLMIGLAVGIDYALFVLARHRELLADGVEPPEAAGRAVATAGSAVVFAGLTVMIALAGLSVVGIPFLTTMGLGAALAVAVAVCVATTLLPALAGALGHRLRPKERRARRGGGVRTPNRVALGWVGLVTRRPLVTTLLVVLGLGAAAVPALSLRLALPDNGTALAGTPARVAFDTISENFGPGYNGPLVVTGGIVTSDDPLTLVEDIADEIRALPDVADVPLAVPNPTADTMIIQVVPEGGPTAESTERLVDEIRGLEDRISDTYGVDIAVTGQTAVGIDVSSQLSASLLPFALLVVGLSLVLLTMVFRSVTVPLKATAGYLLSVFATFGIVVAIFQWGWASSAFGLDTSGPILSFLPIILMGLLFGLAMDYEVFLVSRMREAYAHGASASEAIRVGYASSSRVVVAAAIIMVSVFAAFVPHGDATLKPIAFALAAGVFIDAFVVRLTLVPAVMELLGDRAWWLPRAVGRVLPGVDVEGEGLARRLALQDWPRPGARGLHAEGLGLVGRRDGAVPLLEDVEVAVEPGQLLLVTSEQPLHRAALALVLSGRTAPTAGRLVADGLVLPEQARAARRRVALVRVGDGGDVDAVADVRAAVADGRTSLVVDGVDLLPARDRAALVRAVVTACREDGVAAVVTTGPEDLREEEATAREAGGADVAVATLALPTPAAPEPPRPAPVSTTVDSLLEGAR, from the coding sequence GTGTCCTCCTCGCTCTACGCCCTCGGGCGCCTGGCCGCCACGCGCTGGCGCGTCGTCCTCCTCGCGTGGGCCCTCGTCCTCGCCGGCGTCGGCGGCAGCGCCGCGGCGCTCAACCAGGGCTTCGTCAACTCCTTCTCCATCCCCGGGACGGAGTCGCAGGAGGCGCTCGACACGCTGTCGCAGACCTTCCCCGAGGTCAGCGGCGCGACGGGGCAGCTCATCGTCGTCGCCCAGGGCGACCGCACCGTCGACGACCCCGAGGTCGAGCAGGTCGTCGAGGACCTCCTGCCGCCGCTCGAGGACCTCGACCAGGCCGCCGCGGTCGTCTCGCCCTTCGCCGAGGTCGGCGGCGGCGAGATCTCCGACGACCGCCGCGCCGCCATCGTCCAGGTGCAGATGGACGTCGGCGCCGACGACATCACCGACGAGACGCGGGACGCCCTCGTCGACCTCGCCGAGGGCGCGAGCGGGGACGTCGCCGAGGTCGTCGCGGGCGGCGGCGTCTTCACCGGCGGCACCCCGGAGCTCGGCATCACCGAGGTCGTCGGCGTCGTCGTCGCGCTCGTCGTGCTCTTCCTCACCCTCGGCTCGCTGGTCGCGGCGGGCCTGCCGATCCTCACGGCGCTCGTCGGCGTCGCCGTGGCGATGCTCGTCCTCGTCGCCGCGACGTCCTTCTTCGAGCTGTCCAGCACGACGCCGCTGCTCGGCCTCATGATCGGCCTGGCGGTCGGCATCGACTACGCGCTCTTCGTCCTGGCCCGGCACCGCGAGCTGCTCGCCGACGGCGTCGAACCACCGGAGGCGGCCGGGCGGGCGGTGGCCACGGCCGGCTCCGCCGTCGTCTTCGCCGGCCTCACCGTGATGATCGCCCTCGCGGGGCTCTCCGTCGTCGGCATCCCCTTCCTCACGACGATGGGGCTCGGCGCCGCCCTGGCCGTCGCGGTCGCGGTGTGCGTGGCGACGACCCTGCTCCCCGCCCTCGCCGGGGCGCTGGGCCACCGGCTCCGGCCGAAGGAGCGTCGCGCCCGCCGCGGCGGCGGCGTGCGGACACCGAACCGCGTCGCGCTGGGCTGGGTCGGCCTCGTCACGCGCCGCCCCCTCGTGACGACGCTCCTCGTCGTCCTGGGCCTCGGCGCGGCCGCCGTCCCCGCGCTGAGCCTGCGGCTCGCGCTGCCGGACAACGGCACCGCGCTGGCCGGGACGCCCGCCCGGGTGGCCTTCGACACCATCAGCGAGAACTTCGGGCCCGGCTACAACGGCCCGCTGGTCGTCACCGGCGGCATCGTCACGAGCGACGACCCGCTGACGCTCGTGGAGGACATCGCCGACGAGATCCGCGCGCTGCCCGACGTCGCGGACGTGCCGCTGGCCGTCCCCAACCCGACCGCCGACACGATGATCATCCAGGTGGTGCCCGAGGGCGGGCCGACGGCGGAGAGCACCGAGCGCCTCGTCGACGAGATCCGCGGGCTCGAGGACCGGATCAGCGACACGTACGGCGTCGACATCGCCGTGACGGGCCAGACGGCCGTCGGCATCGACGTCTCGTCGCAGCTGTCGGCGTCGCTGCTGCCCTTCGCGCTGCTCGTCGTCGGCCTGTCCCTCGTCCTGCTGACGATGGTGTTCCGGTCGGTCACCGTGCCGCTCAAGGCGACCGCGGGCTACCTGCTCTCGGTCTTCGCGACCTTCGGGATCGTCGTCGCGATCTTCCAGTGGGGCTGGGCCTCGTCCGCCTTCGGCCTCGACACCAGCGGCCCCATCCTCAGCTTCCTGCCGATCATCCTCATGGGCCTGCTCTTCGGCCTGGCCATGGACTACGAGGTCTTCCTCGTCTCCCGGATGCGGGAGGCCTACGCCCACGGGGCGTCGGCGAGCGAGGCGATCAGGGTGGGCTACGCCAGCTCCAGCCGGGTCGTCGTCGCGGCCGCGATCATCATGGTGTCGGTCTTCGCGGCCTTCGTGCCGCACGGCGACGCGACGCTCAAGCCCATCGCCTTCGCCCTGGCCGCCGGCGTCTTCATCGACGCCTTCGTCGTGCGCCTCACGCTCGTGCCGGCGGTCATGGAGCTGCTCGGCGACCGGGCGTGGTGGCTCCCCCGCGCGGTGGGCCGCGTCCTGCCCGGCGTCGACGTCGAGGGCGAGGGCCTGGCCCGCCGCCTCGCGCTGCAGGACTGGCCGCGGCCCGGGGCGCGCGGCCTGCACGCCGAGGGCCTCGGCCTCGTGGGCCGGCGCGACGGCGCGGTGCCCCTGCTCGAGGACGTCGAGGTCGCCGTCGAGCCCGGGCAGCTGCTGCTCGTCACCTCCGAGCAGCCCCTGCACCGCGCCGCCCTCGCGCTCGTGCTGTCGGGCCGCACCGCCCCGACGGCGGGCCGGCTCGTCGCCGACGGCCTCGTGCTGCCCGAGCAGGCGCGCGCGGCCCGGCGGCGCGTGGCCCTCGTCCGGGTCGGCGACGGCGGCGACGTCGACGCCGTGGCCGACGTCCGCGCCGCGGTGGCCGACGGGCGCACGAGCCTCGTCGTCGACGGCGTGGACCTCCTGCCCGCCCGCGACCGCGCCGCCCTCGTGCGCGCGGTCGTCACCGCCTGCCGCGAGGACGGCGTCGCCGCGGTCGTGACGACCGGCCCCGAGGACCTCCGCGAGGAGGAGGCGACCGCCCGGGAGGCCGGGGGCGCCGACGTCGCCGTGGCGACCCTGGCCCTGCCGACCCCCGCGGCGCCCGAGCCACCGCGCCCGGCGCCCGTCTCGACCACCGTCGACTCCCTCCTGGAAGGGGCCCGCTGA